From the Microplitis mediator isolate UGA2020A chromosome 6, iyMicMedi2.1, whole genome shotgun sequence genome, one window contains:
- the LOC130669742 gene encoding zwei Ig domain protein zig-8-like, producing MALRWQARLSIAAILFMCTEDTLSLNDGMEKLERHPGQGRPRQQMIDHSIGLKTKPEPTFDFNQPTNVTALIGKTAYLTCRVRHLGNKTVSWVRLRDIHILTTGAYTYTSDQRFQALHRQNTGQNNEWSEWTLCIKWAQERDQGIYDCQISTIPLKSHQFYLNVVVPTATILGGPELYVGAGSTINLTCAIRFSSEPPAYIFWYYDGNVLSYDSPRGGVSVITEKGTDVTTSWLLIQTAQPSDSGEYSCKPSNANTASIRVHVVNGERPEAMQTGTAGPILSSSCLLVSLIILYISSV from the exons ATGGCTTTGAGATGGCAAGCGAGGCTATCTATCGCCGCTATACTTTTTATGTGTACtgaag ACACGCTGAGTCTGAATGATGGGATGGAAAAGCTGGAGCGGCATCCTGGGCAAGGCAGGCCAAGACAGCAGATGATCGATCACTCGATCGGCCTCAAGACCAAGCCAGAGCCCACTTTTGATTTTAACCAGCCCACTAATGTCACTGCTCTCATCGGAAAAACAGCGTATCTCACTTGTCGAGTCAGACATCTTGGGAATAAAACT gTGTCGTGGGTGCGACTGCGAGACATCCACATCCTGACAACAGGAGCGTACACTTACACGAGTGATCAGCGATTCCAGGCTCTGCACAGACAGAACACCGGTCAAAATAATGAGTGGTCTGAGTGGACCCTGTGCATAAAATGGGCCCAGGAGCGTGACCAGGGTATTTACGACTGTCAAATATCGACCATACCACTAAAGTCTCACCAGTTTTACCTGAACGTTGTCG TTCCCACGGCAACGATTCTCGGTGGTCCGGAACTGTACGTGGGTGCTGGAAGTACGATAAACCTGACATGTGCGATACGGTTCAGCTCCGAACCCCCAGCCTACATCTTTTGGTACTACGACGGCAACGTACTCAGCTACGACAGTCCTAGAGGTGGTGTGTCGGTGATAACGGAGAAAGGAACTGATGTTACAACTTCGTGGCTCCTTATACAGACAGCCCAGCCCTCAGACTCGGGTGAATACAGCTGCAAGCCCAGCAATGCCAATACTGCGTCTATACGTGTTCACGTTGTCAATG GTGAACGTCCAGAAGCGATGCAAACAGGGACAGCAGGGCCTATTTTATCCTCAAGCTGCCTCTTGGTATCGCTCATCATTTTGTACATATCTTCAGTGTAA